Genomic window (Wenzhouxiangella marina):
CGGGCAGGACAATGTGCAGGTCGCGCTTGCGCTGGGCCATGGCAACTCGATGCTTCGCCATGTCAGCTTCGTGGACAACGGCGGCGGGGCTGGCGGTCAGCGTGCCCGATGCCGAGGTCCGGATCGAAAACAGTCTGTTCTGGAACAGTGGCGCGAACCAATTCACACCGCCAAGCCAGAGCATCGTCAACGGTAGCTGCAATCTGGGTGCCGATCCGGACATTCCCGGGGCGATGAATCTCGACCCCGGCTTTGGCAACACCGCCAGGGGCCCCTATCGACTCGGCCCCGGCTCGGCAGCCATCGACGCCTGTTCCAGCGCCCAGGTGGAGGACGACCTCGATGGGGCGGGACGACCCAGCGGCGACGGCTACGACATCGGCGCCTTCGAAGCGGAGGTCTTCGTGGATCGCGTCTTCAGCGATCGCTTCGGAGGCTGAACCGGCCCTCGAGAGGACGCGCTCAGGGACAGACTCCGCGCGGATCGAAGCGGCTGGTGAACACCGTGTCTGCCGAGGGCGCGCCCTGAAGGATCCAGTCGTAGATCACACGCAGCTCGGCGCTGGCGATCGGCGTCCCGAAGCGGGGCATGCGAAAGGCCTGGTCATCGATGTCGTCGCAGGCCACGCGCAGGTAGAACCAGCTTTCCTCCGGCGCGCCCGGCACGATGCGCTTGCCGGCAGGCGTGGGCACACTGCCCTGGGTGTCGGCGCAGAACAGGTTGGCGTGCGTCGTCGTGCCCTGATCGAGCGACAGGCCGCCAGCGCCGCCATGGCAATTGGTGCAGCCCCAGAACTGATCTTCGATGATCGGCAGCACGTCCTGCTCGAAGCGGACGTTGGGCACCTCAGGCACACCGCTCAGATCGGCGCACTGCAGATTCTGCGCATGGCCCGAAAGGGCCAGCGCGCCGAAGAACAGCGCGCTGGCCCCACGCAGGATGCGATCCAGCCCCGCGCGCACGGTCAGACGGAAAAGCCGACCGGCGAGTAGCTGTAGTCGGGATCGTCGAAGATGGCGCTGACGTCCGGGTGACCGAGCAGTCCCGTGGCCACTTCGGCCAGCACGTCGCGGAAGTCGGTCTGTGGCACCAGGCTGTCGCCGATGCGATCGGCCGGCGCAATGCCCAGGGTCGGGCCATAGACCTGCCCGCCGTTGACGCCGCCACCCAGAATGAACATCGGATTGCCCAGACCGTGGTCGGTGCCGAAGCTGGCGTTTTCCTTGACCTGCCGACCGAACTCGCTCTGCACGACCACGGCCACGTCATTGATGTAGCCCGCACCCTCGAGATCACGATAGAAGGCGGTCAGCGCCTCGCTCAGGTCTTCGACATTGGTACCGAAGCCGAAGCCGAACACGTTCTGGTTGTTGTGCGTGTCCCAGCCACCGACATCGAGTGTCGCCGCCGCGATGCCCAGGTCCTGACGAATCAGCTGCGCGATCAGCTTCAGATCATTGCCTTCGCTGGTGTTCGGATAGACCGCACCGCCACCGGGCACGTAGCTGCCGAAGTCGATGCTGTTGATCAGATCGATGGCGTCCAGCGCGGCACCTGCCGCCACATCGAGCTCACCGGCGCCCGCATAGAGGGACGAGAGCATGGCCAGCTGAGTGCTGCCGAAGGTGCCCGTATTGGGCATGAAGTTGTCCGGCGAATCGAGGGTGGCCACATCGGGCCAACCGCCGAGACTGACCGGCGGCGTGTTGTTCGAGACCATCGCCGTGAAGATCGCCCCCGGCGCCGGGACGCCCGGGTAGGAGCCCAGATACCGGGTCAACCAGCCGGAGCCGGGCAAGCCCTGGCCCGTGCCGTCGACGACCAGCGGCTGACCCAATTCGATCTGTTCCTGGGCGTCGAAGTGACTGCGGGTGAAGGTGTTGGGCGGATGACCGGCCGCCTGGACGATGGCCATGCCGCCGTCGTGGTAGATGTCCGCCAGTCCGCCACACCAGGGATGCAGACCGAGGTTCTGACCATTGGCCAGCGGAATGGGACGGCGCGCCGGATCGGAATCGTCGATATTGACCAGGGTGCGGTCACGGGCATCCACCAGGTGCGTATGGTCGCTCCCATTGATCGGTGGCAGCAGGGCCAGACCGTCGATGCCACCGCGCAGGAACAGGTAGACCAGCACCTTCTGCCCACCGCCACCGGCCAGGGCGCGCGGTGCGAAGCTCAGGTTCATGGTGGCCGCGCCGGCGGTGGCGCCGGTGAGCTTGAGGAACTGCCGACGGGTCAGCGCTGCCTTGATTTCCTTGAGGGATCTTCTTTTCATGGGGTGGCTCCTCAGCGCTGCATGAAATTGGGCGACCAGAGAATCAGCGCGACCATGCCGCGCAGTCGACGGTACCAACGGTTCGGTGACGGGTCGTCGCGCAGTTCGTTGCGCGGAATGAACTGATCGGCGGGGAACGGCGGTGCGTTCTCCTCGCCGATCGGAAAGCCCTGCTGGGTGATGAACTGCATGCAGGCCCGACCCAGGG
Coding sequences:
- a CDS encoding DUF1501 domain-containing protein, producing MKRRSLKEIKAALTRRQFLKLTGATAGAATMNLSFAPRALAGGGGQKVLVYLFLRGGIDGLALLPPINGSDHTHLVDARDRTLVNIDDSDPARRPIPLANGQNLGLHPWCGGLADIYHDGGMAIVQAAGHPPNTFTRSHFDAQEQIELGQPLVVDGTGQGLPGSGWLTRYLGSYPGVPAPGAIFTAMVSNNTPPVSLGGWPDVATLDSPDNFMPNTGTFGSTQLAMLSSLYAGAGELDVAAGAALDAIDLINSIDFGSYVPGGGAVYPNTSEGNDLKLIAQLIRQDLGIAAATLDVGGWDTHNNQNVFGFGFGTNVEDLSEALTAFYRDLEGAGYINDVAVVVQSEFGRQVKENASFGTDHGLGNPMFILGGGVNGGQVYGPTLGIAPADRIGDSLVPQTDFRDVLAEVATGLLGHPDVSAIFDDPDYSYSPVGFSV
- a CDS encoding choice-of-anchor Q domain-containing protein is translated as MNLDPGFGNTARGPYRLGPGSAAIDACSSAQVEDDLDGAGRPSGDGYDIGAFEAEVFVDRVFSDRFGG